The genomic segment GCGGACGTATGGGCGGCTTTTTTGAACGAGCAGAAAATTATCCTGCACTCCAGGCAAATACGAATATGATGCACCTCAAGGAAGAGTTGACTTCTACAGAAAATAAGATTGCTTTTGCACGTCAGGCTTTCAATGATGCAGTGACTCTGTACAATACATCACGTGAACAGTTTCCAAGTGTGGTGTTTGCAAACACGTTCAACTTCGGTGCCGCAATGTTGTTTGAAATCGAGGAAGAGCAACGTGAGGGCGTCAGGGTGTCTTTTGATTAATTTAACCGAAGGAATAGATAAATGTCTCTGACTCTTACAATGGACTTTTTTGGCCACCAGGATGAAGCGCGAAGAAAGACAACTCTTCTTGTGTGGTATTTTACGGCTGCGGTGCTGATGATTATCGCCGGTATTTACTTCGTGGTTGCTGGTTTAATGGTATACTACGAAGCAATAGATTCATTGATCCATCCTCTCCTGCTGCTTTCGACTTCCGCCATTACCCTGTCGGTTATCCTCTCCGGCAGTTTATACAAAATCTCCTCACTGCGCAAAGGGGGGGCGGTTGTTGCCAGAATGATGGGTGCAGAGGTGGTGTCTTTGGACACAGAGAACTTTGAGGAACGGAAGTTGATGAATGTAGTGGAAGAAATGTCCATAGCTTCCGGGTTTCCCATGCCGGAAGTATATGTGATGGATGATTCAGCTATTAATGCTTTTGCTGCAGGCCATTCTCAGGATGATGCTGTAATCTGTGTTACACGCGGTTGTATGGAGCAGCTTAGCCGTGATGAGCTTCAGGGGGTTGTTGCTCATGAGTTCAGCCATATCATAAATGGTGATGTGCTGATCAACATCCGCCTTATCGGTGTTTTGCACGGAATTTTAATGATAGGGCTTTTCGGGAAATATCTGTTCACTTCTTCTTACAGCTCTGTAATGTTCAGTTTACGCACATCATCATACTCTTCTTCTTCATCTGATTCTTCCCGTTTTAATTCACTGAAAAAGAAGAAAGAAGCTTTTGTTACACTATTGGCCGGTCTGGCAATAATGGCGTTAGGCTATTTTGGTGTTTTTTTTGGAAGTTTGATTAAGGCTGCCATCTCACGCAACAGGGAGTACCTTGCTGATGCTTCTGCGGTTCAGTTTACCCGCTCTCCTGATGGTATTTCTGGAGCACTGAAAAAAATTGGCGGTGTAAAGGGTAGCTCTGAAATTAAAAGTTTTCATGCTTCGGAGGTAAGCCACCTTTTCTTTGGAAACGGGATAAAGAGACCTTTCCTTAAGGCAATGGCAACACACCCTCCACTGATTGAAAGAATCAAAAGAATTGAGCCTCAGTTTAAAGGTTATGGAAATTCTGATTTGGATCAAACAGCACCGTCTGGGGGGGATAGCCTGGGGGTAAATGTAAGTGGGTTTGTTGGATCCGCTCCAGTTAGAGAATACAATCCCGGGAATATCGTTGAATCAGTTGGACGTCCGACTGCTGATCACCTCTCCTATGCATCAAATTTTCTGAAATCATTGCCCGATGAGATCCATACCGCCTGTCAGCAAGCTGAAGACGCAATGGCTCTGATCTTCTCTGTGTTGATTTCTGAGCAGGCAGATGTCGCAGAAAAGCAAATGGCTACAATTCAGCAGGAGGCAGGGGTTGAAGTTTTGAGTAAAGTGGAAACACTTCTCCCTCAGATACAAATGCTGGAGCGTAAATCATACATTCCAGTGTCCGAGCTCGCTCTTGGTGGTCTTAGGTCTATGACAGAACAGCAATATTCAATGTTTATTTCAGTTATCGGGAAACTTATCGAAGCCGATAACCGTGTTTCCATATTTGAGCTTGCCCTCAGGCAGATGATAACCCGAAAACTCAG from the Chitinispirillum alkaliphilum genome contains:
- a CDS encoding peptidase M48; translated protein: MSLTLTMDFFGHQDEARRKTTLLVWYFTAAVLMIIAGIYFVVAGLMVYYEAIDSLIHPLLLLSTSAITLSVILSGSLYKISSLRKGGAVVARMMGAEVVSLDTENFEERKLMNVVEEMSIASGFPMPEVYVMDDSAINAFAAGHSQDDAVICVTRGCMEQLSRDELQGVVAHEFSHIINGDVLINIRLIGVLHGILMIGLFGKYLFTSSYSSVMFSLRTSSYSSSSSDSSRFNSLKKKKEAFVTLLAGLAIMALGYFGVFFGSLIKAAISRNREYLADASAVQFTRSPDGISGALKKIGGVKGSSEIKSFHASEVSHLFFGNGIKRPFLKAMATHPPLIERIKRIEPQFKGYGNSDLDQTAPSGGDSLGVNVSGFVGSAPVREYNPGNIVESVGRPTADHLSYASNFLKSLPDEIHTACQQAEDAMALIFSVLISEQADVAEKQMATIQQEAGVEVLSKVETLLPQIQMLERKSYIPVSELALGGLRSMTEQQYSMFISVIGKLIEADNRVSIFELALRQMITRKLSHRFVTLKRPKVAYRSIPSVKKHLSLLISTLAWSGTDNSSEAQAAFDAGISEVQEGSQFSLQPQNTLGTEQLEVSLKELDKASASIKKHILKAAVAVVAHDGKIGVDQAELIRAVAEYLHCPVPPVLVNVAETATAS